The Flavobacterium praedii genome window below encodes:
- a CDS encoding DUF4290 domain-containing protein — MIEKYKKENANDVVFNLEYNSEREHLIIPEYGRHLQKLIEQATKIEDEVERNKAAKYIIQVMGSLNPHLRDVPDFQHKLWDQLFIMSDFKLIANSPYPIPSREVLQLKPDVLKYPQNFPKYRFYGNNIKYMIDVANKWEEGEMKNALVKVIANHMKKSYLSWNKDTVKDDVIFEHLYELSDGKLNLLQSSEELLNTTDLLRTNKRVSNKISPVGQPKIQSNKNNKTGKPKPFQKK, encoded by the coding sequence ATGATCGAAAAATATAAAAAAGAAAACGCGAATGATGTGGTTTTCAATCTAGAATACAATTCGGAAAGAGAACATCTAATCATTCCTGAGTATGGTCGTCATTTGCAAAAATTGATTGAGCAAGCCACTAAAATTGAAGATGAAGTAGAACGTAATAAAGCGGCTAAATACATCATTCAAGTTATGGGAAGTTTGAATCCTCATTTGCGGGATGTACCTGATTTTCAGCATAAACTATGGGATCAGCTTTTTATCATGTCTGATTTTAAGTTAATTGCCAATTCTCCATATCCTATCCCTTCCAGAGAAGTATTACAACTCAAACCTGATGTTTTAAAATATCCCCAAAATTTCCCTAAATATAGGTTTTATGGAAACAATATAAAGTACATGATCGATGTGGCTAATAAATGGGAAGAAGGTGAAATGAAAAATGCATTGGTTAAAGTAATTGCCAATCACATGAAAAAATCCTATTTGAGTTGGAACAAAGACACTGTAAAAGATGATGTGATTTTTGAACATCTTTATGAACTGTCAGATGGGAAGTTGAATTTATTGCAGAGTTCAGAGGAATTATTAAACACCACCGATTTATTGCGAACCAATAAAAGAGTCTCAAATAAAATTTCTCCTGTTGGGCAACCAAAAATCCAAAGCAATAAGAATAATAAAACAGGTAAACCAAAACCTTTTCAAAAAAAGTAA
- the murA gene encoding UDP-N-acetylglucosamine 1-carboxyvinyltransferase, whose translation MEVFKIVGGVPLKGEVIPQGAKNEALQILCAVLLTPEKITINNIPDIIDINKLITLLGNLGVKIEKIGQGSYTFQSDEINVGYLETEAFKKEGGSLRGSIMIVGPLLARFGKGYIPKPGGDKIGRRRLDTHFEGFINLGAKFRYNREDHFYGVEAPDGLVGADMLLDEASVTGTANIVMAAVLAKGKTTVYNAACEPYLQQLCKMLNSMGAKITGVGSNLLTIEGVEYLGGCEHRILPDMIEIGSWIGLAAMTRSEITIKDVSWENLGVIPNTFRKLGITLEKRGDDIFIPEHKNGYEVKTDIDGSILTISDAPWPGFTPDLLSIILVVATQAKGDVLIHQKMFESRLFFVDKLIDMGAKIMLCDPHRAVVIGHDFKSVLKATTMSSPDIRAGISLLIAALTGKGTSIIQNIEQIDRGYERIDERLRAIGAQIVREKQ comes from the coding sequence ATGGAAGTTTTCAAAATAGTAGGGGGAGTTCCTCTTAAAGGAGAAGTAATACCTCAAGGTGCTAAAAATGAAGCATTACAAATTTTATGTGCTGTTCTTTTGACACCCGAAAAAATAACAATCAACAATATCCCAGATATTATTGATATTAATAAATTGATTACTCTTTTGGGTAATTTAGGAGTTAAAATTGAAAAAATCGGACAAGGATCCTATACTTTTCAATCCGATGAGATTAATGTAGGATACCTAGAAACAGAAGCCTTCAAGAAAGAAGGAGGTTCACTTCGTGGTTCCATTATGATTGTTGGCCCACTTTTGGCACGTTTCGGAAAAGGATATATCCCTAAACCAGGAGGAGACAAAATTGGACGCCGTAGATTGGATACCCATTTTGAAGGGTTCATCAATTTAGGAGCCAAATTTAGATACAATAGAGAAGACCATTTTTATGGAGTAGAAGCTCCAGATGGACTTGTGGGTGCTGATATGTTATTAGACGAAGCTTCAGTAACGGGTACGGCTAATATTGTAATGGCTGCGGTTTTGGCCAAAGGTAAAACAACTGTTTACAATGCAGCCTGTGAACCTTATTTACAACAACTTTGTAAAATGCTGAACTCCATGGGTGCCAAAATTACTGGCGTGGGTTCTAATTTATTAACAATTGAAGGAGTAGAATATCTTGGAGGATGCGAACACAGAATACTTCCAGATATGATTGAAATTGGTTCTTGGATTGGTCTTGCTGCTATGACAAGAAGCGAAATTACCATTAAAGATGTGAGTTGGGAAAACCTTGGGGTAATTCCAAACACCTTTAGAAAATTAGGAATCACTCTTGAAAAAAGAGGCGATGATATTTTTATCCCTGAACACAAAAACGGGTATGAAGTTAAAACCGATATTGATGGTTCAATCCTAACAATTTCCGATGCTCCTTGGCCAGGTTTTACTCCCGATTTATTGAGTATTATTTTGGTTGTAGCTACTCAAGCTAAAGGAGATGTTTTGATTCACCAAAAAATGTTCGAAAGCCGTTTGTTCTTTGTAGATAAATTAATAGATATGGGAGCAAAGATCATGTTGTGTGATCCTCATAGAGCAGTAGTTATTGGACACGATTTTAAATCGGTACTAAAAGCAACAACCATGTCTTCCCCAGATATTCGTGCCGGAATTTCATTATTGATTGCTGCACTTACCGGAAAAGGAACCAGCATCATTCAAAATATTGAACAAATAGATCGTGGATATGAACGAATAGATGAGCGATTAAGAGCTATCGGTGCACAAATCGTTAGAGAAAAACAATAA
- a CDS encoding cation diffusion facilitator family transporter, giving the protein MDKTNEQKAIKATYFSIVGNTSLAIIKGLAGFFGNSYALVADAIESTTDIFASLLVLFGIKYSNRPADENHPYGHGRAEPLITFLVVGFLITSATIIGYESIINIQTSHDLPKSWTLYVLGAIIIWKEYSFRLVMKRSKETNSSSLKADAWHHRSDALTSIAAFVGISIALFFGKGYESADDWAALFASFFILYNSYLIFRPALGEIMDEHLYDDLVEEIRQVSHQVEGVIDTEKCFIRKAGMKYHVDLHARVSGKISVIEGHDISHRLKDTLREEIPELGHVLIHIEPN; this is encoded by the coding sequence ATGGATAAAACAAATGAACAAAAAGCAATAAAGGCGACCTATTTTAGTATCGTAGGGAATACTTCATTGGCTATAATAAAAGGCTTGGCTGGTTTTTTTGGAAATTCGTATGCATTAGTTGCTGACGCAATTGAATCAACTACCGATATTTTTGCTTCATTGTTGGTTTTGTTTGGTATAAAATACTCCAACCGACCCGCTGATGAGAATCATCCTTATGGACATGGTAGAGCCGAACCATTGATCACTTTTTTAGTTGTTGGTTTTTTAATAACATCGGCTACTATTATTGGGTATGAAAGTATTATAAATATTCAAACATCACATGATTTGCCTAAATCATGGACGTTATACGTACTTGGTGCTATTATTATTTGGAAAGAGTATTCTTTTCGATTGGTTATGAAAAGAAGCAAAGAAACCAATAGTTCTTCTCTCAAAGCCGATGCTTGGCATCATCGAAGTGATGCTTTAACTTCGATAGCGGCATTTGTCGGAATTTCTATTGCATTATTTTTTGGAAAAGGATATGAATCTGCTGATGACTGGGCCGCTTTGTTCGCCTCTTTTTTCATATTGTATAATAGTTACCTCATTTTTAGACCTGCACTTGGTGAAATAATGGATGAACATTTATATGATGATTTGGTCGAAGAAATTAGGCAAGTCTCTCATCAAGTTGAAGGAGTTATTGATACCGAAAAATGTTTTATTAGAAAAGCTGGAATGAAATATCATGTAGATTTACATGCGAGAGTAAGTGGAAAAATCTCGGTGATAGAAGGTCATGATATTTCGCATAGACTCAAAGATACGTTGCGAGAAGAAATACCAGAATTAGGCCACGTATTAATCCATATTGAACCTAATTAA
- a CDS encoding DUF5686 and carboxypeptidase regulatory-like domain-containing protein, whose amino-acid sequence MKNAFLLLFLIPSFFSFAQIKGKVTDEKGNPLPSVTIYEENTYNGTTSNEQGYYDLNIKKTGKHVVVFQFLGFKTQKTTLDIVTFPHNLDVKLVEESFSLHEVVINPKDNPANQIIKNAIASKKTNIEKTAKYKADFYSRGIFRIKDAPKKVLGKKLDMFDEVLDSTRSGILYLSETVSKITFQKPDKMKETIIASKVSGNDSGFSFNNAASANFDFYDNYLPFDVNVVCPVADNAFNYYKYKLEGSFYNENNQQINKIKITPKRPSEPVMEGYIYIVDDSWAIYAVDVNIKGEQMQNPALNLLTLKQNFSYNSVTKIWVKNTQTIDFTFGMLSINISGRFTYVFSNFEFDPTFTKKTFTKEVLTFEENANKKEDTYWNTIRPIPLTIEESTDYVKKDSLQTKKKSQVYQDSIDKKHNRFHISDPITGYSYKNSFKKWSAKYDGILTGINYNTVQGWKITSGLSYTKNDRENGKYTRFGADFDYGFSENKFRSTGSFIHKFNNINKSEIQISGGNRVMQFNEEKPIKELLNSVTTLFFKENLMKIYENNYISFLYQREITNGIFLKAKVDYLENKPLFNTTDYTFLQKDKLYTSNNPWAPNDYTTAAFEKYNLIKAKVEARFNFDQEYITRPDGKFDFSNGNFPVLTLGFEKGLAGSEKKYEYNHLKVKVSYEITLGNKGILSLNTKGGKFFNAYQISFVDYKHFNGNQTYIGMSESYLNVFNLMPYYTNSTNDSYFELHSEHNDKGYIMNKIPLLNLLKSNLVLGYHILAIPNRNPYAEYGVGLDNLGFGKFKLFRLDYIRSYQKGFQKDGIIVGIKFLN is encoded by the coding sequence ATGAAAAACGCTTTTTTGTTACTTTTCTTAATTCCAAGCTTTTTTAGTTTTGCCCAAATCAAAGGTAAAGTAACCGACGAAAAAGGAAATCCTTTGCCTTCAGTTACCATTTACGAAGAGAATACTTATAATGGAACAACTTCTAACGAACAAGGTTATTACGATTTAAACATCAAAAAAACAGGCAAACACGTCGTAGTTTTTCAATTTTTAGGTTTTAAAACACAGAAAACAACTTTGGATATTGTTACTTTTCCACATAATTTAGATGTAAAATTGGTAGAGGAAAGTTTTTCGCTCCATGAAGTAGTGATTAATCCAAAGGACAATCCTGCGAATCAAATTATAAAAAACGCCATTGCTAGTAAAAAAACAAATATCGAAAAAACTGCCAAATACAAAGCTGATTTTTATTCACGAGGGATTTTTAGAATCAAGGATGCTCCCAAAAAGGTTTTAGGCAAAAAACTAGATATGTTTGATGAAGTACTGGATTCTACTCGAAGTGGAATACTTTATTTATCAGAAACTGTATCTAAAATTACATTTCAGAAACCGGACAAAATGAAAGAAACTATTATTGCTTCTAAGGTAAGTGGCAATGATAGCGGATTTAGTTTCAACAATGCCGCTTCGGCCAATTTTGATTTCTATGATAATTATTTACCTTTTGATGTCAATGTAGTTTGCCCTGTTGCCGACAATGCTTTTAATTACTATAAATACAAGTTGGAAGGTTCCTTTTATAATGAAAACAACCAACAAATCAACAAAATAAAAATTACCCCAAAAAGGCCTTCTGAACCTGTCATGGAAGGCTACATTTATATAGTCGATGATAGTTGGGCTATTTACGCAGTTGATGTCAACATCAAAGGGGAACAAATGCAAAATCCTGCTTTGAACTTATTGACTTTGAAACAAAATTTCAGCTACAATTCGGTTACAAAAATATGGGTCAAAAACACACAAACAATCGATTTTACTTTTGGAATGCTAAGTATTAATATTTCGGGTAGATTTACATATGTCTTTTCCAATTTCGAATTCGATCCAACTTTTACCAAAAAAACGTTTACAAAAGAAGTCTTAACTTTTGAAGAAAATGCCAATAAAAAAGAGGATACGTATTGGAATACGATTCGGCCCATTCCTTTAACGATAGAAGAAAGCACGGATTACGTCAAAAAAGACAGCTTACAAACCAAGAAAAAGTCACAGGTCTATCAGGACTCCATTGATAAAAAACACAATAGATTCCATATATCCGATCCAATCACTGGTTATTCCTATAAAAACTCTTTCAAAAAATGGTCAGCCAAATATGATGGTATACTAACTGGCATCAATTACAATACAGTGCAAGGTTGGAAAATCACATCGGGATTATCATATACCAAAAACGACCGTGAGAATGGAAAATACACTCGCTTTGGAGCTGATTTTGACTACGGATTTTCTGAAAATAAATTTAGATCAACGGGAAGTTTTATTCATAAATTTAACAACATCAACAAAAGTGAAATTCAAATATCCGGAGGAAATCGAGTAATGCAATTCAATGAAGAAAAGCCAATAAAAGAACTCTTAAACTCCGTTACTACTTTGTTTTTTAAAGAAAATTTGATGAAGATTTACGAAAATAATTACATCTCTTTTTTATACCAACGAGAAATCACCAATGGAATTTTCTTAAAAGCCAAAGTTGACTATTTAGAAAACAAACCTTTGTTTAATACTACCGATTATACTTTTTTACAAAAAGATAAGCTTTACACTTCTAATAATCCTTGGGCTCCAAATGATTATACAACAGCTGCTTTTGAAAAATATAATTTAATAAAAGCTAAAGTAGAAGCTAGATTTAATTTTGATCAAGAATATATCACACGTCCAGATGGAAAATTTGATTTTTCAAACGGCAATTTCCCTGTACTAACATTGGGTTTTGAAAAAGGATTGGCGGGAAGTGAAAAAAAATATGAATACAATCATTTAAAGGTCAAAGTATCGTATGAAATAACGTTAGGAAACAAAGGAATTTTATCTTTGAATACCAAAGGAGGTAAATTCTTTAATGCTTATCAAATATCATTTGTAGATTATAAACATTTTAACGGAAACCAAACCTATATTGGAATGTCTGAAAGCTATCTGAATGTATTTAATTTAATGCCTTATTATACCAATAGTACAAATGACAGTTATTTTGAATTGCATTCAGAGCACAATGACAAAGGGTATATTATGAATAAAATTCCATTATTAAATTTACTTAAATCAAATTTGGTTTTGGGATATCACATACTCGCAATACCGAATAGAAACCCTTACGCTGAATATGGAGTAGGCCTCGACAATCTTGGTTTTGGAAAATTCAAACTATTCCGTCTGGATTATATTCGTTCCTATCAAAAAGGATTTCAAAAAGACGGGATAATTGTTGGAATTAAATTTCTGAATTAG
- the aroQ gene encoding type II 3-dehydroquinate dehydratase — MKIAILNGPNLNLLGKREPEVYGNQTFEDYFEILKCKFPQIELTYYQSNIEGELIGKIQELGFSYDGIILNAGAYTHTSIGIGDAIKAITTPVIEVHISNTYARESFRHQSYISGNAKGVILGFGLKSYDLAIQSFL, encoded by the coding sequence ATGAAAATTGCCATCCTTAATGGTCCAAATCTTAATTTACTAGGAAAAAGAGAACCCGAAGTATACGGAAACCAAACATTTGAAGATTATTTTGAAATTTTAAAATGCAAGTTTCCACAAATAGAATTAACGTACTACCAAAGCAATATCGAAGGAGAATTGATTGGTAAAATACAAGAGTTAGGTTTTTCTTACGATGGCATAATTCTTAATGCAGGCGCTTACACACATACTTCTATAGGAATAGGTGATGCTATTAAAGCCATAACTACACCTGTAATCGAAGTACACATTTCGAATACTTATGCCCGTGAGAGTTTCAGACACCAATCCTATATTTCTGGAAATGCAAAAGGCGTAATTCTAGGTTTTGGTTTAAAAAGTTATGATTTAGCAATTCAATCTTTTTTATGA